The following DNA comes from Pieris napi chromosome 18, ilPieNapi1.2, whole genome shotgun sequence.
tttttttccaaatcGAATTTTCCTCGCAATTTCAATAATAGGTATGTATCAATTTATTTaccaataatattgttatttcagCCCAAAATCTAGGAGAATACaaagtaatgtaataatatgagttataataatgataatagtATTCCCATTTTATTACCAATAATTGCAATATCCTACGTCATTGTTGGGTCTCTTGCTTttgaataattcaataaatcttTAACTTTAACTGTCGCATCTTATAGGTATTAGGTACATTTGCGGCGTTGCCGCACTTGCATGTTGTAGTCGTTATTCAAAGATTGGCAACCTCGCTCTGGCAACAGGCCGTaggaaagatttttaaaacgaCATCTCGCGGCTGTTTTCTAAACATTCGAATGATTAggttaatatttgttattttaatacagcTTCTGACATCcatcgtcaaaatttgttattaccACGAGAGTTACGGCTATTCCTTAGCATTGATTTgtctatttactttaattgtctttgcaagagacgatggcaCGCGGCCGGACGAGATATCTTTGATTCCTTGGGTGATGGGACCAGTGCTTCCAGATCCcaaaagtaaaattacagTGTTGTCAGCTAAAAAATATCGTAGTTTCTTAAAACAATACAGCAGATTTCAAATTCGATTACAGTAAAATTACAGtaaaagtttgtttaaatattaaaagaaaaataagatgctgtattaatttatttgtaaatacatatcaTTGTAagttattctaaaataatttcctcatgattttgataaatttttgcaTTCATCTTCAAAATCATTTCAATAGTGGGATTAAATTTGACGCAGTTTTCAGAATTTCGACGAATGGCTTGCTGAgctaacatattttctttaatagtaTTTGTGATCAGACAGTTCCTCTGcttggtttttatattattaatttcactaAACTTGCGTTCGCACTCAGCGTTTGAGTGAGGCAAAGATAATACTAGACGGTTAGTTTTTGCTAAGCGTTAGTTCTGATTCATTGGGGAATTCCCAGCACGTAAACTAATATGTAGGTAACAATCCTACTCTACATTGTCTATAGATAGAGGTCAGTGGTTCTGGGTTCTAGATTAGGttgcaaatttatatttcgtattttgtaatacgtaaaacgtattaaatttgattaatttgataatttatatgaacggaaattaaatacagtatttTCATACACTGTATTTTATCATTACAGTATACAGTAGAAAAGTCTAAAATACAGTAAATCTACTGTAATTACAGTGAATCTGGAAGCGCTGGATGGGACAGActttggtatgggatgctacttgtgtggacacgttAGCCCGTGTGGCAGtttacctttaatgctggcagcatttcctcgctgtttTGCGATACTTTTTCGTTGAGCGAGCTAtgcaccagctctgggttcaccggtactatctatatattatatataccaattaccaggtgccaacttaaatcttccATTACCACCTGTGCACAGGACAGccatttcaaattattatgttagttttttgtCAAAACTCTTTTGTTAGATATTTGGCAGACTAAGTGGGCAACACTGAGCGCCAGTCTTGAATAAACGTTTTGCAGAGTGCACATATCTTTGATTTATCAGTGGCGACgaggataaaaaaaattcacataaatttaaaaattaattaaactgtgttgagaaaattataatgattggTCAAATTAGTGCATTTGACGTTAAAAATGGCAATTGGTCAGCATATATTGAACGTGTGGAGATGTACTTTTTGGCAAATAAAATTGAAGATGGCGTCAAATTACCCACGCTTATAGCGGTAATGGGGGAAGATAGCTACGACTTGCTATCTACGTTGGCCAGTCCGAAGAAACCTTCGAGTCTAACTTTCAAAGAAGTTGTGAATTTAATGGAAACGCATTTGCAGCCGAAACCTTCAATATTAGCGGAGCGTTACAGATTTCGTCAAAGAAGGCAGCAAGAAAACGAATCGATTGCCGACTACGTGGcagacttaaaaaaattatcacggTTTTGTGATTTCTCAACAACACTAGAAGATAATATTAGAGACCAATTTGTGTGCGGGCTAAAAAGTGAATCTACAAGACAGAGGCTGTTTGCCGAGGAGAatctttgttataaaaaagccGTGTCGCTCAGTGTGACCAGATTTAGTAGATTTCTACTTTTTTGGTAGATTTCGAGGTACTGTCAACAGAATTtagtatgtaaaaattatttggtatattttaGTAGAATTCACGCTTTTCAGTTATTCTAGTACTTTTTTTGGCATATCGAATAAAAGCGAGGTATTCTTCTTTCATCGATTGgattataactatttaatgtttattcttTTCATTACCATTCGTGCCGTGAGCATAGAGTGTGATGTGGGAATTCCTTTATTGAGAATTTATATAATCGAGTTTAAActgaaacataaatatacacaaGGATATCGCAATGAATAGGAGCAAGATCCCTTATTTAAAGTTGGTTATGTAAATCTACAAAATTTTACGTTATTTTTCAAAGTGATGAATAAGGGTCtattcataaaattgaaacagACATACAAAACATGATGAGTTCCATTTTGAGTTGCTTTATgaagataaattatataaaaaaatattggttgtttgtaaagtaggtttacgatcgagatgtttacgtgataacgtttttttggtgatataagtttttgggaagtaaggaattaatgaagataacaattttttcaaattttaaattacatctatcgttttattcacacttttgatgataaatttcgggtgtaaaatgacaagtttacttattcgactatgatatacatttttcttcatacattcacggaatgactggcagcgctcgagatgagacgggagatcggtccgtctctctctcgttatacctgcgatcgcgctcgtgaggttttggtgtgacacaagtttctgaacatgtcacccgactaaaacgattttaaagacgttatcacgtcaaaactaCTCCGCTTCAGTCAATAGATCTGACAGAAGTATGTTCAAGTTAATGGACTCAAAATTGCTTTATGACAATGTTACCCAACATAAAGacgaaaaatctttttttaagtatcattttatacatttttgtttaattatatttttattaagaatttaatttaaaaaaaaacttggtttcttttaaattaaattcttatttttattattctatcgTTTTATCAAGAAAACATTCATATTTTACGTTGTAAcacaacagaaaaaaatataatagattttcTTGTTCCTTTCGGTAgaattcagtagtttttaaccTCCACAAGCAGTAGATTCGTCAATTAAAATCTGGCCACACTGGTGTCGCTCGCGATAAACCTTGAGGCGGCGGAACGTGACGCGGGCGTTGTGGATCGTTCACTCATTGTGGagcaagtaaataaaatgcaaatacGTGAGTGTAAAGCATGTGGGGACACAAATCATCGCTGGGAAGATTGTGTCTacaaaaattttgtgtgcagcCTCTGCAAAACGACAGGCCATCTCCGTCGTATGTGTTCGGGACGAGAGAAGACTGGGGTACGCGGTGAGGGCGTGATGAACAGCTACGGGTACAGTGGCAGATCGCGCGGGTGGCGCGGGCGATGGCGCGGGAAGCGTGGCGGTCGATCACGTGGCGCCGGGCGCGGGGCCGGACAAGGAGCCCCCGCCGACACCTACTGGCTGCAGGGAGCCGCCGGATGCGAGGCTGGACCGGTGGCCAAAGCGGCGCCGGCGAGCGAGGTGCGCCAGCAAGAGGAAGTAGACTACACGGATGAGGAGCCGATCTATCAGATGTCCTTAGCTAAGTACAAACCGGTGTGTATTTCCTTGTTAGTGAACGATACATTGTTGAATATGGAAATAGATACTGGGTCCGCTTTATCCTGTATTAGTAagagtacatttttaaaatactttaacaaattaaagttAAGGTCATGCaggttaaaattaaagttttatgacGGGGCTACCATTGAACCATTAGGATATTTAGAAATCAGTGTAAAATATGGCAACATATGTAAAGTTTTGGACCTTTATGTTATCGACAATGGCTGTACCCATTTATTAGGACGACAATGGCTCTCAGAACTGAATATAGATAttcctaaatttaaaatctgcAATGTAAATAATGTGCAAGCAAGCCAATCGAATGATCAAATCAATAATATACTTTCCAGATATAAGTCGGTGTTTGACGGGACCCTGGGCAGGTACACTGGTGGTACGGTGGCGTTGAAGGTGCGTGAGGACGCAGAGCCTATATTTTGCAGAGCGAGGCCATTGCCTTTCTCTATGCGAGCGCGTGTGGATGCAGAACTAGATGCCATGCTTCAGGCCGGCGTTGTGGAACCGGTGGACCACTCCGACTGGGCTACTCCGCTGGTCATTGCTTCCAAAGCAGACGGGGGAATTCGTATTTGTGCCGACTACAAGGTGACACTCAATCGAGCCTTAATGATTGATAGGTATCCGGTTCCGAGGATTGATGAATTGTTTAGCGACCTCAGTGGAAATAAATACTTcacaaaaattgatttatcACAGGCTTATAATCAACTTGAACTAGATTCAGAATCAAAAGCGTACACTGTAATCAATACACATAAGgggctttttaaatataatcgcTTAGTATATGGCTTAGCTTCAAGTCCaggaatatttcaaaaatttatggCAAATTTGTTCAAAGATATTCCAGATGTGATTACGTTCTACGACGATATATTGCTAAAAAGTAGGGATTTTAAAAGTCATTTGGAAACAATAGAGAAAGTCTTTAGTATTTTGCAAAACAACGggttaaaaattaagaaaaacaaatgtaattttttggcTTCCGAAGTTAAGTACTTAGGATACATTATAGATAAAGATGGTATAAGAGTGGACCCAGACAAAGTAAAAGCAATTGTAGGTATGGTTTATCCAAAGAACGTCTCTGAGTTAAAATCGTTTTTAGGAATGGTTAATTTCTATggaaaattcataaaaaatttgaGCACTCATCTGGCTCCTTTATATGAGCTATTAAAGGCAGGTAAACAGTTTATTTGGTCTAAGGAGAGTAGTTTAGCATTTAACAAAGTAAAGAAATTGTTATGTAGTGCAGAAGTTCTAGTGCATTTTGATATATCTGCAGAGTCCATAGTGACCTGTGACGCAAGTTCGTATGGCGTGGGCTGTGTGTTAGCGTCGCGCGCACCTAACGGTTCGGAGCGGGTCGTGGCCTATGCCTCGCGCTCACTCACTCCTGCGGAGAGACACTACAGCCAAATACATAAGGAAGCCCTCGCTATTATATTTGCTGTTGATAAATTCCATCAATACTTGTATGGTCGGaagtttacattaaaaacagATCATAAACCACTAGTAAGCATTTTCGGTCCGAATTCAGCAGTACCTTGTACAGCAGCGAGTAGGTTGCAAAGATGGGCTATCAAGTTATCAGcatatgattttaatattgagtATATTAAAACCGACAAAAACACAGCAGATGCACTATCGCGATTAATTACAGCACATAAAGAGATAGGTGAAGATACTTTGCCAGAGCAAACATATCTGCATTTTGCGACAGAAGCTCTTCTTCTGGACTActcagttttaaaaaaagaaacctTGTCTGACCCGATATTATCAAGAGTGTTAACTTATATTAGAGATGGTTGGCCGGTAGGAAATGAAATCAAAGAATTAAAaccatattttaatagaaaaaatgaACTTTACACCGAACTAGGTTGTATTTTATGGGGCCATAGGTTAGTCATTCCAGCTTCATGTAGGAATAAAGTATTAGTAGAATTGCATGATACCCATATGGGTATTGTTAAAACTAAGTCGTTAGCAAGAAGCTATGTCTGGTGGCCTGGGGTAGATGAAAGTATTCAAGTAATATGTCAGTCTTGTGAAGTGTGCGGTGCGGTCGCAAATGCTCCACCTTCACACACGCCACAGGCCTGGCCATGGCCAAGTAGACCTTGGTCCAGAATTCACATAGATTTTTTGGGACCTATTTCCGGTGTAACTTACTTTATAATAGTAGATTCTTGCTCTAAATGGATTGAAGCAATCAGAATGAAAAGCACAAAGGCAGATTCTGTAATTGCTGTTCTTAGAGATAATTTTGCTCGCTTTGGTTTAGTAAAACAAGTGGTTAGTGACAACGGTCCACCTTTCACTAGTAAGGAATTTGAGTTGTTCatgaaaagaaataaaattgagcATATTTTCTCAGCCCCGTATCATCCGGCTTCAAATGGAGCAGCGGAAAACGCAGTTAAGATATGTAAGAGAGTCATAAAAAAAGCGGTTAATCAAAAACTAGACCCGGACATAGCACTTTCTCGATTTTTATTAGCTTATAGAAATACGGAGCATTACACTACAGGAGAGAGTCCTGCTAAAATTCTGTTGGGCAGGGATTTACGTATGCGTTTAGATGCCTTAAAGCCTTCACGCGAGACGAGAGTTCAATCGCACCAAGCTCGCAGTGAGGAGTTTGCGGGGGGAGCGCGGCGTCAACTTACACCCGGTGACCCGGTGTGGTACCGCGACTACCGCTCTCGGGACAAGTGGCTAGCAGGCCAGCTGACGGATAGGTTAGGAACCACTGACTACAAAGTTAAATCTGTTCTCGGAACCGAAGTACAAAGACATATCGATCAATTAAGGTTTAGAAAGGTCAAAGTAGTTGATAGTAATACAGGGGACATAAATCGTCAACCTTCACATGTTAATCCAAAACCTAAGTCCCGAAGTTCATTAGCTTTTCCAACCTCAGAGAGCCCAGAACGAGACCCCGATTCTATGACAGCGTCGTCTGCCACAGCTGATATGTTGACGTCACCTAGAACGGTTCGTAATCAAAGAGCATCCCACAATGAAATGAGCAGCCCAGATGGCAATACGTCACGTCAGGAAGCTATCACCGCCGTCACCGTGCCAGCAGTGTCCACGCCCGGGGGACCGATTCAAGATAATGTAGTCTACAGGGAGTTAACGTCTGATCAGCAAACAGACAGAATTAGTAGGATTCGTAGACCCCCTCGTAGATACGGCTTcgaagatgttttttttttcaggtagCATATAAGCatcttagattatttttttttaaaattaaacttattttttttttatcttttcacATGTATGTCAATGTAAATTGTTATATTCTTGTAACAAGTAGAGATTTAGaccattaaatataaatgttgtaTGTTGTAGTAGTAggtaaatctttaaaatagattgcagctgtttatttttaagtttttttttttttttttttgtcacctTTAATAAAAGTGTTAATTTCGGTAAATAGGGAGAGAGGTAGGTAGGTATTGAGGTAGCTTACATAGaaatatacttattgtttttttttgttatttactgTTTtccttattatgtatttccaTCATTgagttattaaattactattgtTATTAAGACAGCAACCTATCTACTTGTGAATTTACCTAGGTATTTGATATATCTTAAAAATCTTTAGAACACAGAgtttattaactaattaattagcTATGTAAGAGAGCTTAGCATTTAAGGGGGAAGGTGTTAGATATTTGGCAGACTAAGTGGGCAACACTGAGCGCCAGTCTTGAATAAACGTTTTGCAGAGTGCACGTGTCTTTGATTTATCAGAAGCAAGCAAGATAGTTGGGCTTTCTATGAACAAATctaaaacgaaaataatgaCAAATAGAGAAACTATTATGATACAAATAGGAGGAGATGCTATCGAATATGTTGACCACTACGTATATTTAGGGCAAATAATATCATTTCATGACCAAATGGATCTTGAGATAGAAAGAAGAGTGTCTAGCGCCTGGAAGAGATTTTGGTCACTCAAGGAAGTACTTAAAAGTAAAGACTTCCCAATAGTAGCTAAGAAAAAGGTGTTCAATCTATGTATCCTACCATGTGTTACATACGGCTGCGAGACTTGGGCTTTATCTCAGAAACAACTTCTAAAGTTGAGAACATGCCAAAGAggaatggaaagaagcatggtGGGTGTAACACTAAGACATCGAAAAAGAGCAGAAGAGATCAGATCAACGACCAAAGTAGAagacattataaagaaaataaggcagttgaaatggcgctggactgggcacatgacgagagatagcaggttgaaatggacaaaaataattacagaatggcaaccacgtgatggaaaaaggaaaagaggaagaccgaccaagagatgggcagacgatattaagataataggaggcacaacttggacaagaagagctaataacagaaaagaatggaaacagctggaagaggcctacgTGTCACAGAACACGCTGATTACCAAAAACGGGTCATATGATGcattagattaagttttattttatttatgtgttagaattaagtgttttttatgtaacttatataattgtatgggtgtcagcaataaaggctaattaaattaaattaaattaaattaaattaattagtattgatttagatAATCAATtcgtataatgaaaataactaggtatataattatttattttaaacaataattaaaactcctatatttgtttaaaaggtaaatgtcattgtcagatgtcatggtcattcaaaattcttgttaagctgctaagctaagaatatgcgtgaagttagcttcacgcatattctatttctttttacttgtagattgtcttattcccatctcgctcgcgcacgctatatcacactgccaattttgtgtcataggtgcgcgcgcatcgtaaaatttcactctcatcaatttttcataacgcgcctaaagaagtacaacttcaaaaatagaaacaaaaaaatagccaaaaaattaaatgttcgGAGTGGACAACCCTTAAcacttaggggtatgaaaaaaAGCCGTAGCCGTATTAGCTAGGTAGCCGAtactcagacctactgaatgtgcataaaaaaattgataaaaatcggtctagccgtttcggaggagtattgTTACTAacactgtgacacgagaattttatacataagttAATATTCCTATCAATTTTATACTCGTTTTCAGAAGGAAACGACTTATCGTAAAACATACAGGGATCTGAGGCCATGAACGAGAGAatccactgtttttttttttttgaaaatccTTTTTGTGACGTCACTATAGGCTAAAACAACttgaaaaacttaatattaattatttataacttacatttagtaatcaggacaatttaaatagtgttgatttttaaattttaatctaattttatattcgtttttatgcttaatttttttttaaactttctcttactagaattattattattattatatgaacaGTGACAAGTAATTTACTTTTGTAATGGTTCTCTGTCTCATTCTCGACTTATTGTCTGTCTCGAACTACTAGCATTgtactgcaatacttttcatgatttttcattttaattcaaggctTAACAATCggattaatgtctggcaaattaatttttagtttttcttatatttaaataacataatattaaaattacagacattataaaatactttgaaatttttataaaaaaaaaacttaaaatcgcgtctggcacatagtaagcattgtcaaaaatgtctggcaataaaaaaagtatgtcaggtagacttatttaaaaacgaaaaattaaaaattacgcttcttaaaatgcttttaaaatccaggattattacctggacaggtaggatgcgcactaatgaacgcaaccgctaccgccagcccgatagcccagactctaaccgaaagtgcaagaaggaagacatatcacaaaatcagctgacctaaaattctttcttttcaaacgttgctacctcccgtactatgtaatggttaaaaataaagcgTTGTATAAAAAGGTATTGCGAACAGTAGGCATTAACATAAACTCCCACGCAGCTACTGATCTTTTCACAAACTGTCACTGCGGTTTGCGTAGTGTGAGaactgaaaaaatatatattcttaatttCTAGACTTTAGTTTCATTTGTTCTCtgtgtaaattgtaaaaatagtataaataaaatataccttaatataaatatcaattgcATTATTGCACTATTGTATACaaggtttattttaataggcaCGGTGATTCGTACAAACGAAGCCAAACACTGGATAAATACCAAATACACTTAGCACTAGATAGCACTTTCACATCATACGCTTAAACGACACTCGTTTTCACGAAGTGAAGAGATCGCGCGTGTCTGTTAACTGCAGTACACTAGAATACACTAATAAAGTATTGTATGCAAGTAATTGTACTATCCGCTAGCCTCAACATTTTCCATTCACAATAGCTGCAATTGATACagggtttttaaatataatgatataccaattatttttatatttatatcaaatgTACCTATAGGTTACCAATAGCTTGGCGCAAAGGttgtataaagtaaaattttgtcGTATATAAAGTACGATACAGCCATTTTCGTCCAGACAAACGGTATGAGCagtgcttttattaatattttttcgtatCCTCAACTTATGCTGTCCAGCTGACGCACATCCGACTGAATTACTTTCTCTCTTCATtccttcataatatttatacggGTTGCTAACGTCcttttttgtcttttaatatcctacattttacttttttatttgttatataaatacttaataaacaaTCAAAATACCATTTATTCATGTTTACTTATCAAGgtcagttaaaaaaaaaatataaagatttacTTATGTACCTATCTAGCATATTAAAGTTACTTACAGTAATGCCTCATGGTAGGGGTATTTCAGGATGTCTGAATCACCAGCGCCAATTTTTAGTCtagataagaaaataaataaattgagtctcaaaatacaaaatataataataaaatatcatcgCTCTTggctaaatttaacaaattctcAATTGAACTTTTCTATTAAGTTTCCAGTGGCAAGTTAGGTTGAGGCTTACCTACATAGCTTTTTGTACAAAGCTGTACCATTAAACTGAACAATTACTTACCCATGCTATTAAATGTTACGatggaaattaaaacatattactCGTGTTATTTTGCTTTTGTTGAcacaaaaaaatgtaatttctgACAGACTTATTgttgacatattttatcttcTTTTTGTGATGGACAGTTACACATCCATAGAACACAATTGTTACtgtatattacttaatatCGTGATATTTTACTTCTTATCAAGTaatgacataaaaatatttaaaaactaattagaaCTTATAGccaatttatgaaatactgttttttatatttttattgttatttattagatcctttaaataaataagatcttaataatacttacatttattaaaacatctaTAATCttatacaatagaatttatgaatcaaatatcttttataatCAATTATGCTATTATGCATTATGGCCAATAATTGAAGCTTTGCATTCAGGAATAATACTTGGGGATCTTACACAGccatatttatagaaatttttgGGAATGTTAAACACGTTTTCAATTGTGGCATATTCAATTCTAATaaccattattattaaaacatcagTAGATTTGGCCAAAAATAGCTCATTTTTATCtcctttattaataaatacttaatcatGTTACaccactttaattttttttggaatattTATGGACGATGCTTTTTCTCTGGTTTGTGTGCGAAtgtgacttgtttaagctatcgcggaatatagttaaaaggagtattaagaatatccatagcgcaaaatcacctcCATCATGAACATACACACCATCACACGACACAGTCAAATTAGGTACCACTTCGGCTGTTggtaaaatgtttaaagagAAAAGGATCACAATGAAGTCGGGATATAGATGTGACTTTAAAGTTCTTTTcgattacttaatatttaaataggaTAATCTTTATACTTAATTGTTGGTACAGAAGAaacataactaaaaatataagtttttattataacataaaagtaCACATTAAATCACAgcatacattataaaaaagtataattaatgtttattattgacCTTATGTACCTATAGCATTTTCTCTTAATGCTTACGTAGtctgtagtaataataattttaaaattatgaacgTTTTAGTTTCATCTGAAAATGCTtatcttagaataaaattgttattattattacacttaTTGATTCCGTCCGTCCAACGTTGAGTTTATCAAGGTATTGTTTGCTTAAGATTGGACTACATGACGCTGtcacaataaaataagtaataaaatttattaccaGCTACATATGTTCTCTATGCTGACTTGGTTATATTTCTATCGACAATTGCCATGATCGTAGAATGTAATATAGTACTCAAGTATATTCGTAAAGCCTCAAATGTACTTTTTAACCGACTCCAAAAAGAACAATGTGCAGCATAATAACAAAAGTAACAgtcatttgtaatttttaacagtattgaattaaagtggctttaatattatgtataactaTCAAATTACTATGGAACGGCAGATTTACCAGAGTAGGCGCAGGTGTTACATGTTCCACAGGACAATTGAGTTTTAACACGAGACATGATATGCAGTCACATACACTAACTAAATATCGGCAatagacattttttaaaatattttattattgtaatgaatcttgtgttatttatattaatctaacctattttaatattattgttgttaTGTTATACAAGACACTTTCTTTagtgaactgtggaatcgactcccggtctTCCCTGGGACATGCGatcaattgtttaaagaaagagtatattatatactctTCTTTCAAAGAttggcaacgcacccactaaaatctTATATGATATTTATGATTCACTGTCATTATACAATCTATTTAATTGGAATCGCAGGTTTTTCTTCACTCTAAGTGGAGTGtcagtttcattattttgtgtcTTATCTATCTTTggtgtgtttaaaaaatttaaatttctttttagacccatatacacatttaaagcATCTTTATGTACTTTTGGAGAAACATGGCATTTTTTGGGGGAATTTTggaagacaatttttttttgtattttaaattttggtaATTTCGTCCTG
Coding sequences within:
- the LOC125058675 gene encoding uncharacterized protein K02A2.6-like isoform X1, giving the protein MIGQISAFDVKNGNWSAYIERVEMYFLANKIEDGVKLPTLIAVMGEDSYDLLSTLASPKKPSSLTFKEVVNLMETHLQPKPSILAERYRFRQRRQQENESIADYVADLKKLSRFCDFSTTLEDNIRDQFVCGLKSESTRQRLFAEENLCYKKAVSLAINLEAAERDAGVVDRSLIVEQVNKMQIRECKACGDTNHRWEDCVYKNFVCSLCKTTGHLRRMCSGREKTGVRGEGVMNSYGYSGRSRGWRGRWRGKRGGRSRGAGRGAGQGAPADTYWLQGAAGCEAGPVAKAAPASEVRQQEEVDYTDEEPIYQMSLAKYKPVCISLLVNDTLLNMEIDTGSALSCISKSTFLKYFNKLKLRSCRLKLKFYDGATIEPLGYLEISVKYGNICKVLDLYVIDNGCTHLLGRQWLSELNIDIPKFKICNVNNVQASQSNDQINNILSRYKSVFDGTLGRYTGGTVALKVREDAEPIFCRARPLPFSMRARVDAELDAMLQAGVVEPVDHSDWATPLVIASKADGGIRICADYKVTLNRALMIDRYPVPRIDELFSDLSGNKYFTKIDLSQAYNQLELDSESKAYTVINTHKGLFKYNRLVYGLASSPGIFQKFMANLFKDIPDVITFYDDILLKSRDFKSHLETIEKVFSILQNNGLKIKKNKCNFLASEVKYLGYIIDKDGIRVDPDKVKAIVGMVYPKNVSELKSFLGMVNFYGKFIKNLSTHLAPLYELLKAGKQFIWSKESSLAFNKVKKLLCSAEVLVHFDISAESIVTCDASSYGVGCVLASRAPNGSERVVAYASRSLTPAERHYSQIHKEALAIIFAVDKFHQYLYGRKFTLKTDHKPLVSIFGPNSAVPCTAASRLQRWAIKLSAYDFNIEYIKTDKNTADALSRLITAHKEIGEDTLPEQTYLHFATEALLLDYSVLKKETLSDPILSRVLTYIRDGWPVGNEIKELKPYFNRKNELYTELGCILWGHRLVIPASCRNKVLVELHDTHMGIVKTKSLARSYVWWPGVDESIQVICQSCEVCGAVANAPPSHTPQAWPWPSRPWSRIHIDFLGPISGVTYFIIVDSCSKWIEAIRMKSTKADSVIAVLRDNFARFGLVKQVVSDNGPPFTSKEFELFMKRNKIEHIFSAPYHPASNGAAENAVKICKRVIKKAVNQKLDPDIALSRFLLAYRNTEHYTTGESPAKILLGRDLRMRLDALKPSRETRVQSHQARSEEFAGGARRQLTPGDPVWYRDYRSRDKWLAGQLTDRLGTTDYKVKSVLGTEVQRHIDQLRFRKVKVVDSNTGDINRQPSHVNPKPKSRSSLAFPTSESPERDPDSMTASSATADMLTSPRTVRNQRASHNEMSSPDGNTSRQEAITAVTVPAVSTPGGPIQDNVVYRELTSDQQTDRISRIRRPPRRYGFEDVFFFR
- the LOC125058675 gene encoding uncharacterized protein K02A2.6-like isoform X2, whose product is MIGQISAFDVKNGNWSAYIERVEMYFLANKIEDGVKLPTLIAVMGEDSYDLLSTLASPKKPSSLTFKEVVNLMETHLQPKPSILAERYRFRQRRQQENESIADYVADLKKLSRFCDFSTTLEDNIRDQFVCGLKSESTRQRLFAEENLCYKKAVSLAINLEAAERDAGVVDRSLIVEQVNKMQIRECKACGDTNHRWEDCVYKNFVCSLCKTTGHLRRMCSGREKTGVRGEGVMNSYGYSGRSRGWRGRWRGKRGGRSRGAGRGAGQGAPADTYWLQGAAGCEAGPVAKAAPASEVRQQEEVDYTDEEPIYQMSLAKYKPVCISLLVNDTLLNMEIDTGSALSCISKSTFLKYFNKLKLRSCRLKLKFYDGATIEPLGYLEISVKYGNICKVLDLYVIDNGCTHLLGRQWLSELNIDIPKFKICNVNNVQASQSNDQINNILSRYKSVFDGTLGRYTGGTVALKVREDAEPIFCRARPLPFSMRARVDAELDAMLQAGVVEPVDHSDWATPLVIASKADGGIRICADYKVTLNRALMIDRYPVPRIDELFSDLSGNKYFTKIDLSQAYNQLELDSESKAYTVINTHKGLFKYNRLVYGLASSPGIFQKFMANLFKDIPDVITFYDDILLKSRDFKSHLETIEKVFSILQNNGLKIKKNKCNFLASEVKYLGYIIDKDGIRVDPDKVKAIVGMVYPKNVSELKSFLGMVNFYGKFIKNLSTHLAPLYELLKAGKQFIWSKESSLAFNKVKKLLCSAEVLVHFDISAESIVTCDASSYGVGCVLASRAPNGSERVVAYASRSLTPAERHYSQIHKEALAIIFAVDKFHQYLYGRKFTLKTDHKPLVSIFGPNSAVPCTAASRLQRWAIKLSAYDFNIEHIFSAPYHPASNGAAENAVKICKRVIKKAVNQKLDPDIALSRFLLAYRNTEHYTTGESPAKILLGRDLRMRLDALKPSRETRVQSHQARSEEFAGGARRQLTPGDPVWYRDYRSRDKWLAGQLTDRLGTTDYKVKSVLGTEVQRHIDQLRFRKVKVVDSNTGDINRQPSHVNPKPKSRSSLAFPTSESPERDPDSMTASSATADMLTSPRTVRNQRASHNEMSSPDGNTSRQEAITAVTVPAVSTPGGPIQDNVVYRELTSDQQTDRISRIRRPPRRYGFEDVFFFR